One genomic window of Providencia hangzhouensis includes the following:
- a CDS encoding Slp family lipoprotein, protein MNIELNCRNALKGLFIASVLALTGCVSIPASIQGSVQNPTDNLTSVQNAPEMYIGQEARFGGKVLAVENEAARTRLEIAVMALNKYDAAPELNSPSIGRIYAYLNGFREPSDFTNRYITVVGKITGEQQGKVGQVPYKYVTLDVTGFQRWNVAQSVMIPPSGPWGYGYYGDPYFYNHPWGYGYGYPGGPVPVQTYLTE, encoded by the coding sequence ATGAATATTGAATTAAACTGCCGTAATGCACTTAAAGGTCTTTTTATTGCAAGCGTATTAGCGCTGACAGGGTGTGTTTCAATACCTGCTTCAATTCAAGGCTCGGTTCAAAACCCAACAGATAACTTAACATCGGTACAAAATGCTCCTGAAATGTATATTGGCCAAGAGGCGCGTTTTGGTGGGAAAGTCCTTGCAGTTGAAAACGAAGCAGCAAGAACACGTTTAGAAATTGCGGTGATGGCATTGAATAAATATGATGCAGCACCAGAGCTTAATTCCCCTTCAATTGGCCGCATTTATGCGTACTTAAATGGTTTTCGTGAGCCAAGTGATTTTACTAACCGTTATATCACTGTGGTGGGGAAAATCACGGGGGAACAGCAAGGGAAAGTAGGGCAAGTTCCTTATAAGTATGTCACGTTAGATGTAACAGGTTTCCAACGCTGGAATGTCGCACAAAGTGTTATGATCCCGCCGTCTGGCCCTTGGGGTTATGGTTATTATGGCGACCCGTATTTTTATAACCACCCATGGGGTTATGGGTACGGTTATCCAGGAGGCCCAGTACCTGTACAAACTTATCTAACAGAATAA
- the tsaB gene encoding tRNA (adenosine(37)-N6)-threonylcarbamoyltransferase complex dimerization subunit type 1 TsaB, producing the protein MSSRILAVDTATEACSVALWCEGDIISRFAISPREHTQKILPMVEEVLAEAGMGLNQLDALAFGRGPGSFTGVRIGVGIAQGLALGANLPMIGVSSLMTLAEGAFRIMGHHQVLVAIDARMSEIYCAQYQRTSAGQWLGEETEAVLLPDDFKSKVTGLSGLWGYAGTGWEAYPSLLNASITLANSHITLPDAQDMLPIAAQLWQQGKVVAVENVEPTYLRNEVTWKKLPGRE; encoded by the coding sequence ATGTCGAGTCGTATTCTTGCTGTTGATACAGCAACAGAAGCCTGTTCAGTCGCACTTTGGTGTGAAGGTGACATTATTTCGCGTTTCGCGATTTCTCCTCGAGAGCACACACAAAAAATTTTACCGATGGTTGAGGAAGTTCTTGCAGAAGCTGGGATGGGGTTGAACCAGTTAGATGCATTGGCTTTCGGGCGTGGTCCTGGTAGTTTTACGGGGGTTCGTATTGGTGTTGGTATTGCACAAGGGTTAGCACTAGGGGCTAATTTGCCCATGATTGGCGTTTCCTCTTTAATGACACTTGCTGAAGGCGCCTTTCGTATAATGGGGCATCATCAGGTATTAGTGGCTATTGATGCACGGATGTCAGAAATCTATTGTGCCCAATATCAGCGAACATCCGCAGGCCAATGGTTAGGTGAAGAAACTGAAGCAGTTCTACTTCCCGACGATTTTAAGAGCAAAGTGACAGGGCTTTCAGGGCTGTGGGGTTATGCAGGTACTGGGTGGGAGGCATATCCCTCATTGTTGAATGCATCAATTACATTAGCTAACAGTCATATTACGCTGCCTGATGCGCAAGATATGTTACCCATTGCTGCTCAATTATGGCAACAGGGAAAAGTGGTTGCCGTTGAAAATGTTGAACCTACTTACCTGCGTAATGAAGTTACATGGAAAAAATTGCCTGGTCGTGAATAA
- a CDS encoding ATP-dependent DNA helicase, giving the protein MHDDFSADGFLARTIPGFQPREAQVTMSNAVTESIEQQHVLVAEAGTGTGKTYAYLVPALRSGKKVIVSTGSKALQDQLYHRDLPTIIDAMNYTGRTALLKGRSNYLCLERLDQQSLGGGSLEPEILSAVVRLRSWSIESELGDTSTCHDIAEDSPVWPLVTSTNDNCLGSDCPRYQECFVLKARRKALEADIVVVNHHLFMADRVVKDTGFGELIPQAEVMIFDEAHQIPDIASQYFGQQLSSRQLLDLARDMIMAYRTELKDQVQLQKSADRLTQSTLDFRLNLGENSFRGNLRDLLKRPEVQRALTLLDDSLELCYEVIKTTLGRSQSLDSIFERVTIYRNRLNRLKDVTIAGYSYWFESYGRHFLLALTPLTVADKFSEMIASTPASWVFTSATLSVNEKLSHFTDRLGLAMAKTLLLASPFDYQSQTLLCVPRFLPELNQRGLAQKLATMLRPMIEKNQGRCFFLCTSHLMMRELAEEFKSSLTLPVLMQGESSKNKLLSQFIAAGNAVLVATSSFWEGVDVRGDELTCVIIDKLPFTAPDDPLLRARIEDCELRGGDPFSDVQLPDAVITLKQGVGRLIRDTSDYGVIVICDNRLVTRPYGEVFLRSLPPSPRTRSIQKAIAFLEEKRQEVNRVR; this is encoded by the coding sequence GTGCACGACGATTTTTCTGCGGATGGCTTTTTAGCCAGAACAATTCCTGGTTTTCAGCCTCGAGAAGCACAAGTTACGATGTCGAATGCAGTAACCGAGTCGATTGAGCAGCAGCATGTGCTGGTGGCGGAAGCGGGTACTGGAACAGGAAAAACATATGCTTATTTAGTTCCTGCATTGCGTAGTGGAAAAAAAGTCATTGTTTCAACGGGATCAAAAGCCTTACAAGATCAACTGTATCACCGAGACTTACCGACAATTATTGATGCGATGAATTACACTGGACGGACCGCGTTATTAAAAGGGCGTTCGAATTATTTATGTTTAGAGCGATTAGACCAACAATCCCTTGGTGGTGGTAGTCTTGAGCCGGAAATATTGTCCGCTGTTGTGAGGTTACGCAGTTGGTCCATTGAATCTGAGCTAGGTGATACGAGCACTTGTCATGATATTGCGGAGGACAGCCCTGTTTGGCCGTTAGTGACTAGCACCAATGATAATTGTCTTGGAAGTGATTGCCCACGTTATCAAGAATGTTTTGTCTTAAAAGCACGACGTAAAGCTTTAGAAGCGGATATTGTCGTTGTGAATCACCATTTATTTATGGCTGATAGAGTCGTGAAAGATACAGGTTTTGGAGAATTAATTCCCCAAGCAGAGGTCATGATTTTTGATGAAGCGCACCAAATTCCTGATATAGCCAGCCAATATTTTGGTCAGCAACTAAGTAGTCGCCAATTGCTTGATCTGGCACGTGATATGATTATGGCCTATCGAACTGAGTTAAAAGACCAAGTGCAACTGCAAAAAAGTGCAGATAGGCTCACTCAAAGTACGCTAGATTTCCGGCTCAATTTGGGGGAAAACAGTTTTCGTGGCAATTTACGTGATTTACTAAAGCGCCCTGAAGTACAAAGGGCATTGACATTACTTGATGATTCTCTTGAACTTTGTTATGAAGTGATCAAAACCACTTTGGGCCGTTCACAGAGCTTAGACTCTATTTTTGAGCGTGTTACTATTTACCGAAATCGTTTGAACCGTTTAAAAGATGTGACAATTGCAGGCTACAGCTATTGGTTTGAAAGTTATGGTCGCCATTTTTTACTGGCACTAACGCCATTAACGGTTGCAGATAAATTCAGCGAAATGATCGCAAGTACGCCAGCCAGTTGGGTATTTACATCAGCAACTTTGTCGGTAAATGAAAAACTAAGTCACTTCACTGACCGTTTAGGTCTAGCCATGGCAAAAACGCTATTATTAGCCAGCCCATTTGATTATCAAAGCCAAACTTTATTATGTGTTCCGCGTTTTTTACCCGAACTCAATCAACGAGGCCTCGCACAAAAATTGGCAACCATGCTACGACCTATGATTGAAAAAAATCAGGGACGTTGCTTCTTTTTATGTACATCACACCTGATGATGCGTGAATTGGCCGAGGAATTTAAATCTTCATTGACATTACCGGTTCTAATGCAAGGGGAAAGCAGTAAAAACAAACTGTTATCTCAGTTTATTGCTGCGGGGAATGCTGTTTTAGTTGCCACTAGTAGCTTTTGGGAGGGGGTTGATGTGCGAGGTGATGAATTAACTTGTGTCATTATCGATAAACTCCCATTTACTGCCCCTGATGACCCGCTATTAAGAGCGCGCATCGAAGATTGTGAATTACGGGGTGGAGATCCATTCTCGGATGTCCAATTACCAGATGCAGTTATTACTTTAAAGCAAGGTGTAGGGCGGCTAATTCGAGACACTAGTGATTATGGTGTCATCGTTATTTGTGATAACCGTTTAGTGACTCGCCCTTATGGTGAGGTTTTTTTACGTAGCCTTCCGCCATCACCACGAACAAGAAGTATACAAAAAGCAATTGCATTTCTTGAAGAGAAAAGGCAAGAAGTTAATAGAGTGAGGTAA
- the tnpA gene encoding IS200/IS605 family transposase — MQESNKKSKGGPNGDEKSLAHTRWNCKYHIVFAPKYRRQVFYGEKRRAIGSILRKLCEWKNVRIVEAECCVDHIHMLLEIPPKMSVSSFMGYLKGKSSLMLYEQFGDLKFKYRNREFWCRGYYVDTVGKNTKRIQEYIKHQLEQDKLGEQLSIPYPGSPFTGRK; from the coding sequence CTGCAAGAGTCAAACAAAAAATCAAAAGGGGGTCCCAATGGGGACGAAAAGAGCTTAGCGCATACACGATGGAATTGTAAATATCACATTGTTTTTGCCCCAAAGTATAGAAGGCAAGTTTTCTACGGTGAAAAACGTAGGGCGATAGGTAGTATTTTAAGGAAATTGTGTGAGTGGAAAAATGTCAGGATAGTGGAGGCAGAATGTTGTGTTGACCATATACACATGCTTCTAGAAATCCCACCCAAGATGAGTGTTTCGAGCTTTATGGGGTATTTAAAAGGAAAAAGTAGCCTAATGCTTTATGAGCAATTTGGGGATTTAAAGTTTAAATATCGAAATAGAGAGTTTTGGTGCAGAGGGTACTATGTTGATACGGTAGGAAAGAATACGAAACGAATACAAGAATATATAAAACATCAGTTAGAACAGGATAAATTGGGAGAGCAATTGTCGATCCCCTATCCGGGCAGCCCGTTTACGGGCCGTAAGTAA
- the zwf gene encoding glucose-6-phosphate dehydrogenase produces MAVHNAAQACDLIIFGTKGDLARRKLLPSLYQLEKAGYIHPDTRIIGVGRAEWSQDDYVHFVKEALDKFLKEDLDSALWEKLSARLDFCNLDVNQTESFVRLAEMLKQDAQPAIHYFAMPPSTFGAMCQGLGHAKLNKKPNRVVMEKPLGTDLASSQEINNEVAKYFDESQVYRIDHYLGKETVLNLLALRFANSLFINNWDNRTIDHVQITVAEEVGIEGRWGYFDQAGQMRDMVQNHLLQILTMIAMSPPADLTTDRIRDEKVKVLRSLRRIDHTNVREKAVRGQYTSGFVQGKKVPGYLEEEGANKQSMTESFVALRVDIDDWRWAGVPFYLRTGKRLPAKCSEVVVYFKKPALNIFSESYQDLPQNKLTIRLQPDEGIDIEIMNKAPGLDHKHRLQTTKLDLSFSETFNQTHLADAYERLLLEAMRGIQALFVRRDEVEEAWKFVDSIIDAWAMDNEAPKPYQAGTWGPIASVAMIARDGRSWNEFE; encoded by the coding sequence ATGGCGGTACATAATGCTGCTCAAGCTTGTGACTTAATTATTTTTGGCACCAAGGGAGACCTCGCTCGTCGTAAGCTGTTGCCATCGCTTTATCAGTTAGAGAAAGCAGGTTACATTCATCCAGACACACGCATTATTGGTGTCGGTCGTGCTGAATGGAGTCAAGATGATTACGTCCACTTTGTCAAAGAAGCGTTAGATAAGTTCTTAAAAGAAGATCTCGATTCAGCATTGTGGGAAAAATTAAGCGCTCGCTTGGATTTTTGTAACTTAGACGTTAACCAGACTGAAAGTTTTGTGCGTTTAGCTGAAATGTTAAAACAAGATGCACAACCTGCTATCCATTACTTTGCTATGCCACCGAGTACTTTTGGTGCTATGTGTCAAGGGTTGGGCCATGCTAAATTAAATAAAAAGCCAAATCGCGTTGTCATGGAAAAACCACTGGGAACGGATTTAGCGTCGTCACAAGAAATTAATAATGAAGTGGCGAAGTATTTTGATGAAAGCCAAGTCTATCGTATTGACCACTATCTTGGTAAAGAAACTGTTTTAAACTTACTCGCATTGCGTTTTGCAAACTCGTTATTTATCAATAACTGGGACAATCGCACTATTGATCATGTCCAAATCACGGTTGCAGAAGAAGTAGGAATCGAAGGTCGTTGGGGGTATTTCGACCAAGCAGGCCAAATGCGTGATATGGTACAAAACCACTTATTGCAAATCTTAACGATGATAGCCATGTCACCACCGGCAGATTTAACCACTGACCGTATTCGCGATGAAAAAGTGAAAGTCTTACGTTCTTTACGTCGTATCGACCATACAAATGTGCGTGAAAAGGCAGTACGAGGGCAATATACCTCAGGTTTTGTTCAAGGCAAAAAAGTCCCTGGATATCTAGAAGAAGAGGGGGCGAATAAGCAAAGCATGACCGAGTCATTCGTTGCTTTGCGTGTTGATATCGATGATTGGCGTTGGGCAGGTGTACCTTTCTATTTACGTACGGGTAAGCGCCTACCTGCAAAATGTTCTGAAGTTGTTGTTTATTTTAAAAAACCAGCATTGAATATTTTCTCTGAAAGTTATCAAGACCTGCCTCAGAATAAATTAACTATTCGTTTGCAGCCTGATGAAGGGATTGATATTGAAATTATGAATAAGGCGCCAGGCCTTGATCATAAACATCGTTTACAAACCACTAAATTGGATTTAAGTTTCTCTGAAACTTTCAACCAGACTCACCTTGCAGATGCTTATGAGCGTTTATTACTTGAAGCCATGCGTGGCATTCAAGCACTGTTTGTTCGCCGCGATGAAGTAGAAGAAGCATGGAAATTTGTTGATTCTATTATAGATGCATGGGCAATGGACAATGAAGCGCCTAAGCCATATCAAGCAGGGACCTGGGGGCCGATTGCATCTGTTGCGATGATCGCACGCGATGGCCGTTCATGGAATGAGTTTGAATAG
- the mdtI gene encoding multidrug/spermidine efflux SMR transporter subunit MdtI, whose protein sequence is MASHFEWWHAAFLILAVILEIAANILLKMSNGFKRYWIGILSLIAVLGAFSALAQAVKGIELSIAYALWGAFGIIATVAAGWILFNQRLNYKGWGGIVLLLLGMVLIKMS, encoded by the coding sequence ATGGCCAGTCATTTTGAATGGTGGCATGCTGCGTTTTTGATCCTAGCAGTCATATTAGAAATCGCAGCCAACATTTTGTTAAAAATGTCGAATGGGTTTAAACGATACTGGATAGGTATTCTTTCTCTAATTGCGGTACTCGGAGCTTTCAGTGCATTAGCGCAAGCAGTAAAAGGAATCGAACTTTCAATTGCCTATGCATTATGGGGAGCATTCGGGATTATCGCGACAGTAGCAGCAGGTTGGATACTTTTCAATCAACGGCTAAATTATAAAGGCTGGGGAGGGATTGTGTTATTGCTACTAGGAATGGTTCTCATCAAGATGTCGTAA
- the pdxK gene encoding pyridoxine/pyridoxal/pyridoxamine kinase: MNAFSLTSNSFQNSADATPLPYDVISIQSQVIYGSVGNSIAVPALTEQGLRVAAVPTVVLSNTPHYTTCYGGELPGEWFRGYLNGFVERGSLNSVRAILTGYLGSPEKAQDLANWLTLVRKERTALPVIVDPVMGDEDSGFYIPPEIAEVYRDKVIPLATGIIPNKFELMTLSGKQVHNLDDATAAARSLLKGNTQWVIITSAFQPDDDNIEVVCVTQDNVTVIRHKRYPVTPKGTGDLFGAELTAQLLAGLSVPDAAKMACLRIEQAIIHMAATGRSELIL, encoded by the coding sequence ATGAACGCCTTTAGCCTTACCTCCAATAGTTTCCAAAATTCCGCTGATGCAACGCCATTACCTTATGATGTTATTTCAATTCAGTCACAAGTTATTTATGGCAGTGTTGGAAATAGCATTGCCGTTCCAGCCTTGACAGAACAAGGTTTACGTGTTGCGGCAGTACCTACTGTAGTACTTAGTAATACGCCTCACTATACAACTTGTTATGGTGGTGAGTTGCCTGGTGAGTGGTTTCGTGGTTATTTAAACGGTTTTGTTGAGCGGGGTAGCTTAAATTCTGTGAGAGCTATTTTGACTGGTTATCTAGGTTCCCCAGAAAAAGCCCAAGACTTAGCAAACTGGTTAACTCTAGTTCGTAAAGAAAGAACGGCACTACCGGTTATTGTTGACCCAGTCATGGGAGATGAAGACAGCGGTTTTTATATTCCACCCGAAATTGCCGAGGTATACCGCGATAAAGTCATTCCTTTAGCTACAGGTATTATTCCAAACAAATTCGAGCTCATGACGTTAAGTGGCAAACAAGTCCATAACTTGGATGATGCTACGGCTGCAGCCCGTAGCTTATTAAAGGGAAATACACAGTGGGTAATCATCACAAGTGCTTTCCAGCCTGATGACGACAACATTGAAGTCGTTTGTGTTACCCAAGATAACGTGACCGTAATCCGCCACAAACGTTACCCTGTCACACCAAAAGGAACGGGGGATTTATTTGGTGCTGAACTCACCGCTCAGTTATTAGCGGGACTATCCGTTCCTGATGCCGCTAAAATGGCATGTTTACGCATCGAGCAAGCGATTATCCATATGGCAGCGACAGGACGTAGCGAATTAATCCTTTAA
- a CDS encoding fimbrial protein: MKNLGLKIGISFLLYSQFGAAEFRAEFTSQLVNPNKTLYVSRTLPAGTFIGSIDLGTHSPWTWWNVTGNTEVGIYVPIEPGNSRYIPGIGYVREINSSGVGYTLHGTVMSPCSGFAYVDGVNTKDGNNNNRFICGSNASSATYTVKLRADFYKVGNNVKSQTLPISNAAMLILFHNGFITTDLYGRFEPKVNMGPINVISSGCEVKNKSIDVPFGNVSKLSFTGVGSTSSESKQNFQIELDCDPISPIKITFIGTQDSSQTPGAIALNNLADENTAKGYAIQVKHNGIPIKLNQLIPLANKNDIGQYNIPLEAAYIQTQSATAAGKANGTLQFNLQYH, translated from the coding sequence ATGAAAAATTTAGGTCTAAAAATAGGCATTTCGTTCCTTTTATATTCACAATTCGGGGCTGCTGAATTTAGGGCTGAATTTACCAGCCAATTAGTTAATCCGAATAAAACACTTTATGTATCACGAACTTTACCAGCAGGTACTTTTATTGGTTCTATTGATTTAGGAACCCACTCTCCATGGACATGGTGGAATGTGACGGGTAATACAGAAGTTGGAATTTACGTACCAATCGAACCAGGAAATTCAAGGTATATTCCGGGTATAGGTTATGTTAGAGAAATTAATAGTTCAGGCGTTGGTTATACTTTGCATGGTACAGTAATGAGCCCTTGCTCTGGTTTTGCATATGTTGATGGGGTAAATACGAAAGATGGAAATAATAATAATAGATTTATATGTGGCTCTAATGCATCTTCAGCAACGTATACTGTAAAATTAAGGGCGGATTTTTATAAAGTTGGTAATAATGTTAAAAGCCAAACTTTACCAATATCTAATGCTGCGATGTTGATTTTATTCCACAATGGTTTCATTACTACAGATTTATATGGGAGGTTCGAACCCAAAGTAAATATGGGGCCAATCAATGTTATTTCGAGTGGTTGTGAAGTCAAAAATAAATCAATAGACGTACCATTCGGTAACGTTAGTAAATTGTCATTTACAGGTGTTGGTTCAACGAGTTCTGAGAGCAAGCAAAATTTTCAAATTGAATTAGATTGTGACCCTATATCTCCGATAAAAATTACGTTTATTGGAACTCAAGATTCAAGTCAAACACCAGGGGCAATCGCACTTAATAATTTAGCCGATGAAAATACAGCGAAAGGTTATGCCATCCAAGTAAAGCACAACGGTATACCCATTAAGCTTAATCAATTAATACCGCTCGCCAATAAAAATGACATAGGGCAATACAACATTCCGTTGGAAGCCGCGTATATCCAAACTCAATCTGCAACGGCAGCTGGGAAAGCGAATGGTACGCTACAATTTAACCTACAATATCATTAA
- the mdtJ gene encoding multidrug/spermidine efflux SMR transporter subunit MdtJ: MIYWIFLVLAIVTEVIGTLSMKHASVSGDFTGMVVMYVMIATSYILLAVAVKKVALGVAYALWEGIGILFITTFSVMWFGETLSPMKIGGLVLLITGIGLIKSGTKKTTVRQSAQKVKQVTQNAVNAAKTNALVGREAKSEA, translated from the coding sequence ATGATTTACTGGATATTTTTAGTATTAGCTATCGTAACTGAAGTTATCGGTACACTATCAATGAAACATGCCAGCGTCAGTGGTGATTTTACTGGTATGGTCGTGATGTATGTGATGATAGCAACATCATACATTTTACTTGCTGTTGCAGTTAAAAAAGTGGCATTAGGTGTCGCCTATGCACTATGGGAAGGTATCGGTATCCTTTTTATCACAACATTTAGTGTCATGTGGTTTGGAGAAACGCTATCACCGATGAAAATTGGGGGGTTAGTATTACTTATCACCGGTATTGGACTGATTAAATCAGGCACCAAGAAAACCACCGTTCGTCAATCTGCACAAAAAGTAAAACAAGTTACACAAAACGCGGTCAATGCAGCCAAAACAAATGCTTTAGTTGGACGCGAAGCTAAGTCGGAGGCGTAA
- the pyk gene encoding pyruvate kinase: protein MSRRLRRTKIVTTLGPATDRDNNLEKIINAGANVVRLNFSHGTPEDHLLRANKVREIAARLGRHVAILGDLQGPKIRVSTFKDGKIFLNIGDKFILDANLGKGEGCQEKVGIDYKGLPADVVPGDILLLDDGRVQLKVLEVKGLQVFTEVTVGGQLSNNKGINKLGGGLSAEALTEKDKEDIKTAAKINVDYLAVSFPRSGEDLDYARRLARDAGCECQIVAKVERAEAVANDEVMDEVILASDVVMVARGDLGVEIGDPELVAVQKKLIRRSRQLNRVVITATQMMESMITNPMPTRAEVMDVANAVLDGTDAVMLSAETAAGQYPAETVAAMAQVCFGAEKMPGLNVSKHRLDAEFNSPEEAIAMSTMYAANHLKGVKAIIAMTESGRTARMMSRISSGLPIFAMSRHEKTLNQCSLYRGVTPVFCSTHTDGIAAANEAVTRLRDNGYLMSGDVVLVTQGDLMGTVGSTNTCRILEVE from the coding sequence ATGTCTAGACGGCTTAGAAGAACTAAAATTGTTACAACTCTTGGTCCAGCTACAGATCGCGATAATAACCTTGAAAAAATTATCAACGCTGGCGCCAACGTTGTTCGCCTTAACTTCTCCCACGGAACTCCAGAAGACCATCTATTACGTGCGAACAAAGTACGTGAGATTGCCGCTCGTTTAGGACGTCACGTTGCGATCCTCGGTGATTTGCAAGGTCCTAAAATTCGTGTTTCCACTTTTAAAGATGGCAAAATTTTCCTAAATATTGGCGATAAATTCATTCTTGATGCCAATTTAGGTAAAGGTGAAGGCTGCCAAGAGAAAGTAGGTATCGACTATAAAGGCTTACCTGCCGATGTCGTCCCAGGTGATATTTTGCTTCTTGATGATGGTCGAGTACAATTGAAAGTCCTTGAAGTCAAAGGGTTACAGGTATTTACAGAAGTTACTGTTGGTGGCCAACTATCTAACAATAAAGGTATTAATAAACTCGGTGGCGGTCTTTCAGCTGAAGCATTAACAGAAAAAGACAAAGAAGATATAAAAACTGCTGCAAAAATTAATGTTGATTACTTAGCTGTTTCATTCCCTCGCTCAGGTGAAGATTTAGATTATGCACGCCGATTAGCTCGTGATGCGGGCTGTGAATGCCAAATTGTTGCTAAAGTAGAACGTGCAGAAGCCGTTGCCAATGATGAAGTGATGGATGAAGTTATTCTCGCTTCTGATGTCGTTATGGTTGCTCGTGGTGACCTCGGAGTGGAAATTGGCGACCCTGAATTAGTCGCTGTCCAGAAAAAATTGATCCGCCGCTCTCGCCAATTAAACCGTGTTGTTATAACCGCAACACAAATGATGGAATCGATGATCACTAACCCTATGCCAACGCGAGCCGAAGTCATGGACGTTGCGAATGCGGTGTTGGATGGTACTGATGCCGTTATGCTTTCTGCTGAAACTGCTGCAGGCCAGTACCCAGCAGAAACGGTAGCCGCGATGGCGCAGGTTTGTTTTGGCGCAGAAAAAATGCCGGGCCTAAATGTGTCTAAACACCGTTTAGATGCGGAGTTTAATAGCCCTGAAGAAGCAATTGCAATGTCAACAATGTATGCTGCTAACCATCTTAAAGGGGTTAAAGCTATCATAGCAATGACTGAGTCTGGCCGTACTGCTCGTATGATGTCTCGGATCAGCTCTGGTTTACCTATTTTTGCCATGTCTCGTCATGAAAAAACCCTTAATCAATGTTCTCTCTATCGTGGTGTTACACCTGTTTTCTGTAGCACCCATACAGATGGTATTGCGGCTGCCAATGAAGCTGTCACGCGTTTACGTGATAACGGCTATTTAATGAGTGGTGACGTGGTTCTTGTCACCCAAGGTGACTTAATGGGCACTGTAGGTAGCACGAATACTTGTCGTATTCTAGAAGTTGAATAA
- a CDS encoding MurR/RpiR family transcriptional regulator: MNILEQMKTSLDFLSKSEKKVAEVILGMPQNAIHLSIATLAQLADVSEPTVNRFCRKMDTKGFPDFKLRLAQNLANGTPYINRHIEETDTVNTYTHKIFESAMAGLDNVKHTLDISAINRAVDLLTQARKISFFGFGASAAVAHDAMNKFFRFNIPVIYFDDIVMQRMSCINSNEGDVIVLISHTGRTKALVDMARLARENDATIIAITSENSPLSQAASLSIIIDVPEDTDIYMPMVSRMAQLAVIDVLTTGFTLRRGEKFRDNLKRVKEALRDSRFDSI; this comes from the coding sequence ATGAATATTTTAGAACAAATGAAGACAAGTCTCGATTTTTTAAGTAAATCAGAAAAAAAGGTGGCTGAGGTTATTCTAGGTATGCCACAAAATGCCATTCATCTCAGTATCGCCACACTCGCGCAATTAGCTGATGTTAGCGAGCCAACAGTAAACCGATTTTGTCGAAAAATGGATACGAAAGGATTCCCTGATTTTAAATTACGATTAGCACAAAACTTAGCCAACGGCACCCCCTATATTAACCGCCATATAGAAGAAACCGATACAGTAAATACCTATACTCATAAGATTTTTGAATCTGCTATGGCTGGATTAGATAATGTAAAACACACATTAGATATCAGTGCAATTAATCGTGCTGTTGATTTATTAACTCAAGCTCGGAAAATCAGTTTTTTTGGCTTTGGTGCCTCTGCTGCTGTCGCACACGACGCAATGAATAAGTTTTTCCGCTTTAATATTCCTGTCATATACTTCGATGATATTGTCATGCAACGTATGAGCTGTATCAATAGTAATGAAGGAGATGTTATTGTGCTCATTTCCCATACAGGAAGAACCAAAGCATTAGTTGATATGGCACGTTTAGCACGGGAAAATGACGCGACTATAATTGCAATTACCTCAGAAAACTCACCTCTCTCTCAAGCCGCTTCCTTATCTATCATTATTGATGTTCCTGAAGATACTGATATCTATATGCCAATGGTATCAAGAATGGCGCAGCTCGCTGTCATTGATGTACTAACAACAGGTTTTACGTTAAGAAGAGGTGAAAAATTTAGAGATAACTTGAAGCGCGTCAAAGAAGCATTACGTGATTCGCGGTTTGATAGCATCTAA
- a CDS encoding RidA family protein, whose product MTIKRIDPDNRWSEAVIHNNVIYYTSVPENLDADIVAQTANTLAAIDVMLERVGSDKSKILDATIFLADKADFAGMNQAWDAWVVAGSAPVRCTVQALLMKPEYKVEIKIVAAID is encoded by the coding sequence ATGACTATCAAACGTATTGACCCTGATAATCGTTGGTCTGAAGCTGTCATTCACAATAATGTAATTTACTACACCAGTGTTCCTGAAAACCTTGACGCTGATATTGTTGCTCAAACAGCAAACACGCTCGCGGCAATTGATGTCATGCTTGAACGTGTTGGTTCAGACAAAAGTAAAATTCTTGATGCCACCATTTTTCTTGCTGATAAAGCCGATTTTGCTGGTATGAACCAAGCATGGGATGCATGGGTTGTTGCTGGAAGCGCACCTGTCCGTTGTACTGTCCAAGCATTACTGATGAAGCCAGAATATAAAGTTGAAATTAAGATTGTTGCAGCAATTGATTGA